A single Cyclopterus lumpus isolate fCycLum1 chromosome 1, fCycLum1.pri, whole genome shotgun sequence DNA region contains:
- the LOC117729216 gene encoding LOW QUALITY PROTEIN: spectrin beta chain, non-erythrocytic 1-like (The sequence of the model RefSeq protein was modified relative to this genomic sequence to represent the inferred CDS: inserted 2 bases in 2 codons), which yields MTKVAADFDHMELQQQYSSNDTVNNRWDEEWDNENSSARLFERSRIKALADEREAVQKKTFTKWVNSHLSRVSCRITDLYMDLRDGRMLIKLLEVLSGEKLPKPTKGRMRIHCLENVDKALQFLKEQRVHLENMGCHDIVDGNHRLTLGLIWTIILRFQIQDIRVETEDNKEKRSAKDALLLWCQMKTAGYSNVNIRNFSTSWRDGMAFNALIHKHRPDLIDFDKLKKSNAHHNLQNAFNLAEQHLGLTKLLDPEDISVDHPDEKSVITYVVTYYHYFSKMKALKVEGKRIGKVLDNAIETEKMIEKYESLASDLLEWIEQTIIILNNRKFANSLVGVQQQLQAFNTYRTVEKPRSQNLRFTEKGNLEVLLFTIQSKMRANNQKVYMPREGKLISDINKAWERLEKAEHERELALRMELIRQEKLEQLARRFDRKAAMRETWLSENQRLVSQDNFGFDLQAVEAATKKHEAIETDIAAYEERVSAXVSVAKELEVEHYHDIKRITARKDNVIRLWEYLLELLKARRQRLEMNLGLQRVFQEMLYIMDWMDEMKMLLLSQDYGKHLLGVEDLLQKHALVEADISIQADRVKAVSTNATKYSVNDDGYKPCDPQVIQDRVSHLEFCYQELTQLAAERRARLEESRRLWKFFWEMAEEEGWIREKEQILSSVEHGKDLTGVLRLLSQHRALEDEMSGRAGHLKHTIAEGQAMVQTDHFATTKIQQRINDLQAQWAALEQLAAVRRKRLEEALALHQFQADADDVDAWTLDALRIVSSGETGHDEFSTQALFRKHKDAAAEVASYRPVIDSLHEQAALLPQEEAESEEVHGRLAGIEERHKEVTELTKLRKQALHDALALYKMFSEANACEVWIDEKEQWLNSMEIPEKLEDLEVVQHRFESLEPEMNNQASRVAVVNQIARQLMHNGHPSEKNIKTQQDKLNNRWSQFRDLLDQKKESLNSALGVQNYHLDCNETKSWIKEKTKVIESTQELGNDLTGVMALQRKLTGMERDLAAIEDKLGDLRGEAQRLAEEHPDQAKAITGRLAEITAVWEEMKNTLKNREESLGEARKLQQFLRELDDFQSWLSRTQTAIASEDMPNTLAEAEKLMAQHEGIKNEIQNYEEDYQKMRDMGEMVTQGQTDAQYMFLRQRLQALDTGWNELHKMWENRQNLLSQSHTYQLFLRDTKQAEAFLNNQEYVLAHTEMPTTLQGAEAGIKKQEDFMTTMDANEDKINGVVEAGRRLASNGNINAERIQERVASIDDRHKKNREAAVELLMRLKDNRDLQKFLQDCQELSLWISEKMLTAQDMTYDEARNLHSKWLKHQAFMAELQANKEWLDKIQKDGMLLVSEKPETETVVKEKMAVLHAMWEELESTTQTKAQCLFDANKAELFTQSCADLDKWMGGLEGQIQSEDHGKDLTSVNILLKKQQMLEKQVEVRQKEVVELQTQVKALGQEVTDTEEVDGRRQLVEMKFXELLEPLRRRKNFLVESREVHQFNRDVEDEILWVQERMAIATSSDHGHNLQTVQLLIKKNQTLQKEVQGHQPRIDDILQRSQSLLKEEIRQRLLDLQQLWRRLMEEAELRHSRLEEAHKAQQYYFDAAEAEAWMSEQELYMMSEEKAKDELSAVTMQKKHQIVEQSVEDYAETVHQLSKTSRGLVADGHPESERISMRQSQVDKLYAGLKDLSEERRGKLDERLRLFQLNREVDDLEQWIAEREVVAGSHELGQDYEHVTMLQERFREFARDTGNIGQERVDAVNRLADELINAGHGDAATVAEWKDGLNEAWADLLELIDTRTQILAASFELHKFYQDAKEILGRILDKQKKLPEDVGRDQNTVETLQRMHTTFEHDIQALGTQVRQLQEDAVRLQSAYAGDKADDIQRRESEVLEAWRGLLEACDGRRLRLLDTGDKFRFFSMVRDLMLWMDDVIRLIEAQENPRDVSSVELLMNNHQGIKAEIDARNDSFTACIELGKSLLARKHYASEEIKEKLLQLTDKRKEMIDKWEDRWEWLRLILEVHQFSRDAGVAEAWLLGQEPYLSGREVGQSVDEVEKLIKRHEAFEKSAATWEERFSALERLTTLELLEVRRLQEEEERMRRPPTPEPVIVQQEEEAQQQSGLVAQNGPPWDQDSPRDGVDGGDPVNGVGERSSKEPSPGASPTSGRKSKTSQSSTLPSKNQDSGSSSQLEGLLHRKHEWEAPNKKASNRSWHNVYCVINNQEVGFYKDSKAAAQGVQYHNQVPVSLRDAACDVASDYKKKKHVFKLRVTDGNEFLFQAKDEDEMSTWIQAILNASADRSEVQGSSPGTPVSGRAQTLPAAVTLVTESSPGKREKDKEKDKEKRFSLFSKKKQ from the exons atgagcGGGAGGCGGTCCAGAAGAAGACCTTCACCAAGTGGGTGAACTCTCACCTGTCCAGAGTCTCCTGTAGGATCACAGACCTCTACATGGACCTGAGGGACGGACGCATGCTCATCAAGCTGCTGGAGGTGCTGTCAGGGGAGAAGCTG ccgAAGCCCACCAAAGGCCGGATGCGTATCCACTGCCTGGAGAATGTGGACAAAGCTCTGCAGTTCCTGAAGGAgcagagggttcacctggagaacaTGGGATGTCACGACATTGTGGACGGGAACCACCGCCTGACGCTGGGCCTCATCTGGACTATCATCCTGCGCTTCCAG ATCCAGGACATCAGGGTGGAGACTGAAGACAACAAAGAGAAGAGATCAGCTAAAGACGCTCTGCTGCTCTGGTGTCAGATGAAGACGGCCGG ATATTCCAACGTGAACATCCGCAACTTCAGCACCAGCTGGAGAGACGGCATGGCCTTCAATGCTCTGATCCACAAACACAG accCGATCTGATTGATTTTGACAAACTGAAGAAGTCCAACGCTCACCACAACCTGCAGAACGCCTTCAACCTGGCGGAGCAACACCTCGGCCTCACCAAGCTGCTGGATCCAGAGG ATATCAGCGTTGACCATCCTGATGAGAAGTCCGTCATCACCTACGTGGTGACGTATTACCACTACTTCTCCAAGATGAAAGCTCTGAAGGTGGAGGGCAAACGCATCGGAAAG GTGTTGGATAACGCCATCGAGACGGAGAAGATGATCGAGAAGTACGAGTCTCTGGCCTCAGACCTGCTGGAGTGGATCGAACagaccatcatcatcctcaacAACAGGAAGTTCGCCAACTCTCTGGTCGgagtccagcagcagcttcaagCCTTCAACACCTACCGAACAGTGGAGAAACCCCGAAGTCAGAACCTTCG GTTCACAGAGAAGGGAAACCTGGAGGTTCTTCTGTTCACCATCCAGAGTAAGATGAGAGCCAACAACCAGAAGGTCTACATGCCCCGAGAGGGAAAGCTCATCTCGGATATCAACAAG GCCTGGGAGCGACTGGAGAAGGCAGAGCATGAGAGGGAGCTGGCTCTGAGGATGGAGCTGATTCGTCAGGAGAAACTGGAACAACTCGCCAGACGCTTCGACCGCAAGGCGGCCATGAGAGAGACCTGGCTCAGTGAGAACCAGAGGCTGGTGTCGCAG GACAACTTTGGGTTTGACCTTCAGGCCGTCGAGGCGGCCACCAAGAAGCACGAGGCAATAGAGACGGACATCGCAGCGTACGAGGAGCGTGTCTCGG GTGTCTCTGTGGCCaaggagctggaggtggagcaCTACCACGACATCAAACGCATCACGGCCAGGAAGGACAACGTGATCCGGCTGTGGGAGTacctgctggagctgctgaaggCCCGCAGACAGAGACTGGAGATGAACCTGGGCCTGCAGAGAGTCTTCCAGGAGATGCTCTACATCATGGACTGGATGGACGAGATGAAG ATGTTGCTGCTGTCTCAGGATTATGGGAAACATCTATTGGGTGTGGAGGACCTGCTTCAGAAACACGCCCTGGTGGAGGCTGACATCTCTATCCAGGCTGACCGGGTGAAGGCAGTCAGCACCAACGCTACCAAGTACTCCGTCAACGATGACG GCTACAAGCCCTGCGACCCTCAGGTCATCCAGGACCGGGTCTCTCACCTGGAGTTCTGCTACCAGGAGCTGACCCAGCTGGCCGCTGAGCGCCGCGCCCGCCTGGAGGAGTCCCGCCGTCTTTGGAAGTTCTTCTGGGAGATGGCTGAAGAGGAAGGCTGGATCCGTGAGAAGGAGCAGATCCTGTCCTCTGTCGAGCACGGCAAGGACCTGACGGGGGTGCTTCGCCTCCTCAGCCAGCACCGCGCCCTAGAGGATGAGATGAGCGGCCGCGCTGGCCACCTTAAGCACACCATTGCAGAGGGCCAGGCTATGGTGCAGACCGACCACTTCGCCACCACCAAGATCCAGCAGCGTATCAACGACCTTCAGGCTCAGTGGGCGGCGCTGGAGCAGCTGGCAGCGGTGAGAAggaagaggctggaggaggctcTGGCACTACACCAGTTCCAGGCCGATGCAGATGATGTTGACGCCTGGACGCTGGATGCCCTGCGAATCGTCTCCAGCGGAGAGACGGGCCATGATGAATTCTCCACCCAGGCTCTCTTCAGGAAGCACAAGGATGCAGCAGCGGAGGTGGCCAGCTACAGACCGGTCATTGACTCACTCCACGAGCAGGCTGCCTTACTGCCTCAAGAGGAGGCCGAGTCAGAGGAGGTGCATGGACGTCTGGCCGGCATCGAGGAACGCCACAAGGAGGTGACAGAGCTGACAAAGCTGAGGAAGCAGGCGCTGCACGATGCTCTGGCACTCTACAAGATGTTCAGCGAGGCCAACGCCTGTGAGGTTTGGATCGACGAGAAGGAGCAGTGGCTAAACAGCATGGAGATCCCAGAGAAACTGGAGGACCTTGAAGTCGTACAGCACAG GTTTGAGAGTCTGGAGCCGGAGATGAACAACCAGGCATCTCGTGTTGCTGTGGTAAACCAGATCGCCCGGCAGCTGATGCACAATGGTCACCCGAGTGAAAAGAACATCAAAACCCAGCAGGACAAACTCAACAACAG GTGGAGCCAGTTCCGAGATCTGTTGGACCAGAAGAAAGAGTCCCTGAACTCGGCGCTGGGTGTGCAGAACTACCACCTCGACTGCAACGAGACAAAGTCCTGGATCAAAGAGAAGACCAAAGTCATCGAGTCCACCCAGGAGCTGGGCAATGACCTCACTGGGGTCATGGCTCTGCAGCGCAAACTGACCGGTATGGAGCGTGACCTGGCTGCCATCGAGGACAAACTGGGCGATCTGCGAGGCGAGGCCCAGCGGCTGGCAGAGGAGCACCCCGACCAGGCAAAGGCCATCACAGGCCGCCTGGCTGAGATCACCGCCGTCTGGGAAGAAATGAAGAACACTCTGAAGAACCGCGAGGAGTCGCTGGGCGAGGCCAGGAAGCTACAGCAGTTCTTGCGCGAGCTGGATGACTTCCAGTCGTGGCTGTCTCGCACTCAGACAGCCATTGCCTCCGAGGACATGCCCAACACTCTGGCTGAGGCCGAGAAGCTCATGGCCCAGCACGAAGGCATAAAGAACGAGATCCAGAACTACGAAGAGGACTACCAGAAGATGCGGGACATGGGGGAAATGGTGACACAGGGCCAGACGGACGCGCAGTACATGTTCCTTCGACAGAGGCTACAGGCACTCGACACCGGCTGGAACGAACTGCACAAGATGTGGGAGAACCGACAGAACCTGCTGTCCCAGTCTCATACCTACCAGCTGTTCCTCAGGGACACCAAGCAGGCTGAGGCCTTCCTCAACAACCAG GAGTACGTCCTCGCTCACACTGAGATGCCCACCACTCTCCAGGGAGCAGAGGCCGGAATCAAGAAGCAGGAGGACTTCATGACCACCATGGACGCCAACGAAGACAAGATCAATGGCGTGGTGGAGGCCGGCAGGCGGCTGGCCAGCAACGGAAACATCAACGCCGAGCGCATCCAGGAGAGAGTGGCCTCCATCGACGACAG ACACAAGAAGAACCGGGAGGCTGCGGTGGAGCTGCTGATGAGACTGAAGGACAACAGAGATCTGCAGAAGTTCCTGCAGGACTGCCAGGAG CTGTCTCTGTGGATCAGTGAGAAGATGCTCACGGCCCAGGACATGACCTACGACGAGGCCAGGAACTTGCACAGCAAGTGGCTGAAGCATCAGGCCTTCATGGCCGAGCTGCAGGCCAACAAAGAGTGGCTGGACAAGATCCAGAAG GACGGGATGCTGCTGGTGTCGGAGAAGCCGGAGACGGAGACGGtggtgaaggagaagatggCGGTGCTGCACGCCATGTGGGAGGAGCTAGAGTCGACCACGCAGACGAAGGCTCAGTGTCTGTTCGACGCCAACAAGGCCGAGCTGTTTACGCAGAGCTGCGCCGACCTCGACAAGTGGATGGGGGGCCTGGAGGGTCAGATCCAGTCCGAGGACCATGGCAAAGACCTGACCTCCGTCAACATCCTGCTGAAGAAACAGCAG ATGCTGGAGAAGCAGGTGGAGGTGCGGCagaaggaggtggtggagctgcAGACCCAGGTGAAGGCTCTGGGGCAGGAGGTGACGGACACGGAGGAGGTGGACGGGCGGAGGCAGCTGGTGGAGATGAAGt aggagctgctggagccgCTTCGCCGGCGCAAGAACTTCCTGGTGGAGTCGAGAGAAGTTCACCAGTTCAACCGAGACGTGGAGGACGAGATC CTGTGGGTTCAGGAGAGGATGGCCATCGCCACGTCCTCTGACCATGGACACAACCTGCAGACGGTCCAGCTACTCATCAAGAAGAACCAG accCTGCAGAAGGAGGTCCAGGGCCACCAGCCCCGTATAGATGACATCCTGCAGCGCAGTCAGAGCCTCCTGAAGGAGGAGATCCGGCAGCGCCTGCTGGACCTGCAGCAGCTGTGGAGGCGGCtgatggaggaggcggagcttcggCACAGCCGGCTGGAGGAGGCGCATAAAGCCCAGCAGTACTACTTCGACGCCGCCGAGGCCGAGGCCTGGATGAGCGAGCAGGAGCTGTACATGATGTCAGAGGAGAAGGCCAAG GACGAGCTGAGCGCCGTCACCATGCAGAAGAAGCACCAGATCGTGGAGCAGTCGGTGGAGGACTACGCCGAGACCGTCCACCAGCTGTCCAAGACCAGCAGAGGACTGGTGGCAGACGGGCACCCTGAGAG tgaGAGAATCAGCATGCGTCAATCTCAGGTGGATAAATTGTACGCTGGCCTGAAGGACCTATCAGAGGAGAGGCGGGGCAAACTGGACGAGAGGCTCCGCCTCTTCCAGCTGAACCGGGAGGTGGACGACCTCGAGCAGTGGATTGCAGAGCGGGAGGTGGTGGCCGGGTCGCATGAGCTGGGCCAGGACTACGAGCACGTGACT ATGTTGCAGGAGCGTTTCCGTGAGTTTGCTCGGGACACTGGAAACATCGGTCAAGAGCGCGTGGACGCCGTCAACCGTCTGGCGGACGAGCTGATCAACGCCGGCCACGGCGACGCGGCCACGGTGGCGGAGTGGAAGGACGGGCTGAACGAGGCCTGGGCCGACCTGCTGGAGCTCATCGACACCCGGACGCAGATCCTCGCCGCCTCCTTCGAGCTCCACAAGTTCTACCAGGACGCCAAGGAGATCCTGGGCCGCATCCTGGACAAACAAAAGAAGCTGCCGGAGGACGTCGGCCGCGACCAGAACACGGtggagacgctccagaggatgCACACCACCTTCGAACACGACATCCAAGCCCTGGGGACGCAG GTGAggcagctgcaggaggacgCGGTGCGCCTCCAGTCGGCGTATGCCGGAGACAAAGCCGACGACATCCAGCGGAGGGAGAGCGAGGTGCTCGAGGCCTGGAGGGGTCTGCTGGAGGCCTGCGACGGAcggaggctccgcctcctcgaCACCGGAGACAAGTTCAGGTTCTTCAGCATGGTCCGAGACCTCATGCTGTGGATGGACGACGTGATCCGGCTCATCGAGGCCCAGGAGAATCCCAG AGACGTGTCGTCGGTGGAGCTGCTGATGAACAACCACCAGGGGATCAAGGCCGAGATCGACGCCCGCAACGACAGCTTCACGGCCTGCATCGAGCTGGGCAAGAGCCTGCTGGCCAGGAAGCACTACGCTtcagaggag ATCAAAgagaagctgctgcagctgacGGACAAGAGGAAAGAGATGATTGACAAGTGGGAGGACCGATGGGAGTGGCTACGACTCA tcctgGAGGTGCACCAGTTCTCCAGGGATGCCGGGGTGGCGGAGGCGTGGCTTCTGGGCCAGGAGCCCTACCTGTCTGGGAGGGAGGTGGGTCAGAGCGTGGACGAGGTGGAGAAGCTCATCAAACGCCACGAGGCCTTCGAGAAGTCCGCCGCCACCTGGGAGGAGCGCTTCTCTGCCCTGGAGAGGCTGACCACG ctggagctgctggaggtgaggaggctgcaggaggaagaggagaggatgaggaggccCCCGACTCCAGAGCCGGTTATCgttcagcaggaggaggaagcccAGCAGCAGAG tGGACTCGTGGCTCAGAACGGACCCCCATGGGACCAGGACTCTCCTCGG GACGGCGTGGACGGCGGTGATCCGGTGAACGGTGTCGGCGAGCGGAGCTCCAAGGAGCCGAGCCCCGGCGCCTCCCCGACCTCTGGCAGGAAGAGTAAGACCAGCCAGTCGTCCACGCTGCCCTCCAAGAACCAGGACTCGGGCTCCTCCTCACAGCTGGAGGGCCTCCTGCACCGCAAACACGAGTGGGAGGCCCCAAACAAGAAGGCCTCCAACAG GTCGTGGCACAACGTGTATTGCGTCATCAACAACCAGGAGGTGGGTTTCTACAAAGACAGCAAGGCGGCGGCTCAGGGGGTCCAGTACCACAACCAGGTCCCCGTGAGCCTGAGGGACGCCGCCTGTGACGTGGCGTCGGactacaagaagaagaagcacgtCTTCAAACTCCG AGTCACGGATGGAAACGAGTTTCTGTTTCAAGCCAAAGATGAA GACGAGATGAGCACCTGGATCCAGGCCATCCTGAACGCCAGCGCCGACCGCTCCGAGGTGCAGGGCAGCAGCCCCGGCACGCCGGTGTCCGGGCGCGCTCAGACGCTGCCGGCCGCCGTCACGCTCGTCACCGAGTCGAGTCCCggcaagagagagaaggacaaagAGAAGGACAAGGAGAAACGCTTCAGTCTGTTCAGCAAGAAGAAACAGTAG